In Thauera sp. JM12B12, one DNA window encodes the following:
- a CDS encoding DUF3683 domain-containing protein, with the protein MSQRLREIPYNYTSFSDREIIIRLLGTEAWSVLDELRTERVTGRSARMLYEVLGDIWVVRRNPYLEDDLLTSRERREALIGALDHRLNEVDKRRQGNDRVALLIARAREAVSNFERWFDDTARRRKAVLKALTKHTRRDNICFDGHARVSHVTDATDWRVEYPFVVLYPDTEEEMAPLVRECIALGLTIIPRGGGTGYTGGAVPLDASSVVINTEKLLAMSAVEPTVLPGIDGPMADPYPTIRTGAGVVTERVSEAAALAGRVFAVDPTSASASCIGGNIAMNAGGKKAVLWGTALDNLAWWKMVTPDGNWLEVERLDHNFGKIHEQETVRFRLRRSDGLTNAPLGEEILAMPGAACRKVGLGKDVTDKFLGGVPGVQKEGTDGLIVAARWVLHKMPPVTRTVCLEFFGQVREAVPAIVEITDFFKPGGGGHAAGVQLAGLEHLDERYVKAVGYATKAKRHGRPKMVLIGDVVGHDEDAVMRAASEVVRMTNARGSEGFIAVSPEQRKRFWLERSRTAAISRHTNAFKINEDVVIPLPRMGEYCDGIERINIELSTQNKIALCDALTEFLQGELPLNAGDADVASEELLGDRRQAALDQIAAVRGRWQWLLDNLDLPLAEAEAQFGEYGIVAGELSNRADAPRLFHRLQDYSIRVSWKQELRPQLRNIFDGNVFAPVLARIQEIHKEILRGRVFVALHMHAGDGNVHTNLPVNSDHYEMLQTANRAVDRIMALARSLDGVISGEHGIGITKIDYLTDEEMANFWAYKEKVDPEGRFNRGKLMRKGPIRGNLDNAYTPSFNLMGHESIIMEQTDVGDIAHDIKDCLRCGKCKPVCSTHVPRANLLYSPRNKILSTSLLIEAFLYEEQTRRGVSLAHWAEFEDVADHCTICHKCEKPCPVDIDFGDVSIKMRNLLRKQGKKSFNPGKAAAMAFLTIKDPTTIKAMRVGMMDWGYKAQRWAHDLGKRFGLVQPQVKTPPATLGKAPIKAQVIHFINKPMPGNLPKKTSRALLDIEDDKVIPVIRDPQKANGDSEAVFYFPGCGSERLFSQVGLATQAMLYHVGTQTVLPPGYLCCGYPQTAAGEEDKGQKITTDNRVLFHRVANTLNYLDIKTVIVSCGTCMDQLQKYEFEKIFPGCRLLDIHEYLMEKGVRLEGVSGVKYMYHEPCHTPMKVHSGIKVANELMGTRVDLSDRCCGESGTLAVARPDISTQARFRKQEEIEKGAAALREGDPNAKVKMLTSCPSCLQGMHRYANDAGGIEPDYIVVELAKHLLGDNWLPDYVAKANNGGIERVLL; encoded by the coding sequence GCGAGGCGGTGTCCAACTTCGAGCGCTGGTTCGACGACACCGCGCGCCGCCGCAAGGCGGTACTCAAGGCGCTGACGAAGCACACCCGCCGCGACAACATCTGCTTCGACGGCCACGCCCGCGTCTCGCACGTCACCGACGCCACCGACTGGCGCGTCGAGTACCCCTTCGTGGTGCTCTACCCCGACACCGAGGAAGAGATGGCGCCGCTGGTGCGCGAGTGCATCGCGCTCGGCCTGACCATCATCCCGCGCGGCGGCGGCACCGGCTACACCGGCGGCGCGGTGCCGCTCGACGCCAGCTCGGTGGTGATCAACACCGAGAAGCTGCTCGCCATGAGCGCGGTGGAGCCCACCGTGCTGCCGGGCATCGACGGCCCGATGGCCGACCCCTACCCCACGATCCGCACCGGCGCCGGCGTGGTCACCGAGCGCGTGTCGGAAGCCGCCGCGCTCGCCGGGCGCGTGTTCGCGGTCGACCCGACCTCGGCGAGCGCGTCCTGCATCGGCGGCAACATCGCCATGAACGCCGGTGGCAAGAAGGCCGTGCTGTGGGGCACGGCGCTCGACAACCTGGCGTGGTGGAAGATGGTCACGCCCGACGGCAACTGGCTGGAGGTCGAACGCCTCGATCACAACTTCGGCAAGATCCACGAGCAGGAGACCGTACGCTTCCGCCTGCGCCGCTCCGACGGCCTCACCAACGCCCCGCTCGGCGAGGAGATCCTCGCCATGCCCGGCGCAGCCTGCCGCAAGGTCGGCCTGGGCAAGGACGTCACCGACAAGTTCCTCGGCGGCGTGCCGGGCGTGCAGAAGGAAGGCACCGACGGCCTCATCGTCGCCGCGCGCTGGGTGCTGCACAAGATGCCGCCGGTGACGCGCACGGTGTGCCTGGAGTTCTTCGGCCAGGTGCGCGAGGCGGTACCGGCGATCGTCGAGATCACCGATTTCTTCAAGCCCGGCGGCGGCGGGCACGCCGCGGGCGTGCAGCTCGCCGGCCTCGAGCACCTGGACGAGCGCTACGTGAAGGCGGTGGGCTACGCCACCAAGGCCAAACGCCACGGCCGCCCGAAGATGGTGCTGATCGGCGACGTCGTCGGCCATGACGAGGACGCGGTGATGCGGGCCGCCTCCGAGGTGGTGCGCATGACCAACGCGCGCGGCTCGGAAGGCTTCATCGCCGTGAGCCCCGAGCAACGCAAGCGCTTCTGGCTCGAGCGCAGCCGCACCGCGGCGATCTCGCGCCACACCAACGCGTTCAAGATCAACGAGGACGTGGTCATCCCGCTGCCGCGCATGGGCGAATACTGCGACGGCATCGAGCGCATCAACATCGAGCTGTCGACGCAGAACAAGATCGCGCTCTGCGATGCGCTCACCGAGTTCCTGCAGGGCGAACTGCCGCTCAACGCGGGCGACGCCGATGTTGCCAGCGAGGAGCTGCTCGGCGACCGCCGCCAGGCCGCGCTCGACCAGATCGCCGCCGTGCGCGGGCGCTGGCAGTGGCTGCTCGACAACCTCGACCTGCCGCTCGCCGAAGCCGAAGCGCAGTTCGGCGAATACGGCATCGTGGCGGGCGAGCTGTCCAACCGCGCCGACGCCCCCCGCCTCTTCCACCGCCTGCAGGACTACTCGATCCGCGTGTCCTGGAAGCAGGAGCTGCGCCCGCAGCTGCGCAACATCTTCGACGGCAACGTGTTCGCGCCGGTGCTCGCGCGCATTCAGGAGATCCACAAGGAGATCCTGCGCGGCCGCGTCTTCGTCGCCCTGCACATGCACGCCGGCGACGGCAACGTGCACACCAACCTGCCGGTCAACTCCGACCACTACGAGATGCTGCAGACCGCCAACCGCGCGGTCGACCGCATCATGGCGCTGGCGCGCAGCCTCGATGGCGTGATCTCCGGCGAGCACGGCATCGGCATCACCAAGATCGACTATCTCACCGACGAGGAGATGGCGAACTTCTGGGCGTACAAGGAGAAGGTCGACCCGGAGGGCCGCTTCAACCGCGGCAAGCTGATGCGCAAGGGGCCGATCCGCGGCAACCTCGACAACGCCTACACCCCCAGCTTCAACCTCATGGGCCATGAGTCCATCATCATGGAGCAGACCGACGTCGGCGACATCGCCCACGACATCAAGGACTGCCTGCGCTGCGGCAAGTGCAAGCCGGTGTGCTCCACCCACGTGCCGCGCGCCAACCTGCTCTATTCGCCGCGCAACAAGATCCTGTCCACCTCGCTGCTGATCGAGGCCTTCCTGTACGAGGAGCAGACCCGTCGCGGCGTGTCGCTGGCGCACTGGGCCGAGTTCGAGGACGTGGCCGACCACTGCACGATCTGCCACAAGTGCGAGAAGCCCTGTCCGGTGGACATCGACTTCGGCGACGTGTCGATCAAGATGCGCAACCTGCTCAGGAAGCAGGGCAAGAAGTCGTTCAACCCGGGCAAGGCAGCGGCCATGGCCTTCCTGACCATCAAGGATCCGACCACGATCAAGGCGATGCGCGTCGGCATGATGGACTGGGGCTACAAGGCGCAGCGCTGGGCGCACGACCTCGGCAAGCGGTTCGGCCTCGTCCAGCCGCAGGTGAAGACGCCGCCGGCCACGCTCGGCAAGGCGCCGATCAAGGCGCAGGTGATCCACTTCATCAACAAGCCGATGCCCGGCAACCTGCCCAAGAAGACCAGCCGTGCGCTGCTCGACATCGAGGACGACAAGGTCATCCCGGTGATCCGCGACCCGCAGAAGGCCAACGGCGACTCCGAGGCGGTGTTCTACTTCCCGGGCTGCGGCTCGGAGCGCCTGTTCAGCCAGGTCGGCCTGGCCACCCAGGCCATGCTCTATCACGTCGGCACGCAGACCGTTCTGCCGCCGGGCTACCTGTGCTGCGGCTATCCGCAGACCGCTGCCGGCGAGGAAGACAAGGGCCAGAAGATCACCACCGACAACCGCGTGCTCTTCCACCGCGTCGCCAACACGCTGAACTACCTCGACATCAAGACCGTGATCGTGTCCTGCGGCACCTGCATGGACCAGCTGCAGAAGTACGAATTCGAGAAGATCTTCCCCGGCTGCCGCCTGCTCGACATCCACGAGTACCTGATGGAGAAGGGCGTCCGGCTCGAGGGCGTCAGCGGCGTGAAGTACATGTACCACGAGCCCTGCCACACGCCGATGAAGGTCCATTCGGGCATCAAGGTGGCCAACGAGCTGATGGGAACGCGCGTCGATCTCTCGGACCGCTGCTGCGGCGAGTCGGGCACGCTCGCGGTCGCGCGCCCCGACATCTCGACCCAGGCGCGCTTCCGCAAGCAGGAAGAGATCGAGAAAGGCGCAGCCGCCCTGCGCGAGGGCGACCCGAACGCAAAGGTCAAGATGCTCACCTCCTGCCCGAGCTGCCTGCAGGGCATGCACCGCTACGCCAACGACGCCGGCGGCATCGAGCCCGACTACATCGTGGTCGAACTGGCCAAGCACTTGCTGGGCGACAACTGGCTGCCGGACTACGTCGCCAAGGCCAACAACGGCGGCATCGAGCGCGTGCTGCTGTAG